The following are encoded together in the Oreochromis aureus strain Israel breed Guangdong linkage group 18, ZZ_aureus, whole genome shotgun sequence genome:
- the LOC116316792 gene encoding protein Niban 1-like, whose protein sequence is MGASSSGLLDEAKISHIKGLVDGTFQSFSDFYRQQYSVAYLGHLHQEVEPKREGRGLLLTRRPQYAPEEVLYEGSIKFSNWDEQLKKCRERYIILRRDYKAEIHDSMETFNRGYVAKMVLHLTGAIVFTKDDESRAHLEKTCAGILNGVKEDSSSAVVNPDAFAVHLHLAYTGHTCFLFQQEEERDHFLSGLKTCIRHRNLDPWCNSSYESQAYARALRLYRQEKGCYESWEMLLGTEEQVLASQVMEEVLPWLHSQLQSRIKGKKIERIRQWLATVQATYTLVLEKLTAGLETLKKECRQTASDNQALIRSNLDQIMSSHSFLEQKVRACVCEEAEKVCSESVAPYMSSILEALTENISGGILGMQCTLKTQMDSAFLHKNEGTEETKKALSSLRSMHLDQCYKQVENLTEKLEGLKERFGLSSIHRLVHYASLEMELLLDSAVYTLEQFLQSSARLQPTQVPVKLNRATERVLKQLDYDSRVVQRRLYEEALLEITLPTLTRKMDSKWKTELQQFEQYIFADYSSFILVHNIYDDVLKTILSKQIETAVQDAASKKSNNLLLDTSDLAISQYSLLGQTPPNSAPDSPSVHARQSSLAMPTDDQETISAVEEKSQTVDVCPQSKTEVNTDSECDQTHVSDQSTVLLSPVIIVTQQLGETGSKEDLFLKETIEVQITTDASSTATEPTIANKSDTDANVTYEVNAPELSAEQGPTIPDSLESSPLVSPQTTEIQVQSEPAMPDLSVSNQPSEEDSSIQPALPSHPPDADSPVKISLGSLSEAIACSSPEPPVMPMMGQQTSDRAVYLTGEIKDNWEMERVKEEKHKDEAENEGCETIKAGEEQREKEEVTEEETGEGQMEIQTGGEPADESCRSSGSPVETATALNTDQKTNKEMMEEEVPSSELGIENKKDEDEAATEKGDSTEEKKEEDKPVASANELPSDSVACIRELVAEIIEVETTVSPVADSSNNL, encoded by the exons atgggagcatcttcctCTGGCTTGCTGGATGAGGCCAAAATCAGCCACATCAAAG GACTGGTTGATGGTACATTCCAGAGCTTCAGTGACTTTTACCGTCAACAGTACTCTGTAGCCTACCTTGGACACTTACACCAGGAGGTGGAGCCTAAGAGAGAGGGGAGGGGCTTATTGCTTACACGGAGG CCTCAGTATGCTCCCGAGGAGGTGCTGTATGAAGGGAGCATTAAGTTCTCCAACTGGGATGAGCAGTTAAAGAAATGCAGAGAGAGATACATCATTCTGCGAAGAGACTACAAAGCAGAGATACATGACAGCATGGAG ACCTTCAACCGTGGATATGTGGCTAAGATGGTCCTTCACCTAACGGGGGCAATTGTGTTCACCAAAGATGACGAATCAAGAGCTCACCTTGAGAAAACCTGTGCCGGAATACTGAATG GAGTAAAGGAGGACTCTTCTTCGGCAGTCGTTAATCCAGATGCATTTGCTGTGCATCTCCACTTGGCTTACACAGGCCACACCTGCTTCCTGTTTCAACAAGAGGAGGAGCGAGATCACTTCCTGTCTGGCCTGAAGACCTGCATTAGACATCGCAACCTTG ACCCATGGTGTAATTCATCATATGAGAGTCAAGCATATGCACGAGCCCTCCGACTCTACCGACAGGAGAAAGGATGCTATGAATCCTGGGAAATGCTGCTGGGCACTGAGGAACAa GTGCTAGCCTCCCAGGTGATGGAGGAagtgttgccatggttacacaGTCAGCTTCAGTCCAGGATAAAAGGCAAGAAGATTGAAAGGATACGGCAATGGCTCGCA ACAGTGCAAGCAACCTACACGTTGGTGCTGGAaaagctgactgcaggtctGGAGACTCTGAAGAAGGAGTGCCGTCAGACAGCATCAGACAATCAGGCGCTCATCAGATCCAATCTGGACCAGATAATGTCCTCTCACTCGTTCCTGGAGCAAAAAGTCAGAG CATGTGTATGTGAAGAGGCAGAGAAAGTGTGCAGTGAGTCTGTAGCACCCTACATGTCCTCCATCCTTGAAGCACTTACCGAGAACATAAGCGGAGGTATTCTTGGGATGCAGtgcacactgaaaacacagatGGATTCGGCCTTTTTACACAAAAACGAAGGGACGGAGGAGACAAAGAAG GCCTTGTCCAGTCTACGATCAATGCATCTAGATCAGTGCTACAAGCAGGTGGAGAACCTGACAGAGAAACTCGAAGGCTTAAAAGAACGATTTGGATTGAGCAGCATTCATAGACTGGTTCACTATGCAAGTCTGGAGATGGAGCTG ttGCTGGACAGCGCTGTCTACACCTTGGAACAGTTCCTCCAGTCATCAGCCAGACTGCAGCCCACTCAGGTTCCTGTTAAGTTGAACAGAGCTACAGAAAGAGTCCTGAAG cAGCTGGACTATGACAGCAGGGTAGTCCAGAGGAGGCTGTACGAGGAAGCCCTGCTGGAGATCACTCTGCCTACTCTCACCAGgaagatggacagcaagtggaaaACT GAGCTGCAACAGTTTGAGCAGTACATTTTTGCTGACTACAGCAGTTTTATCCTGGTTCATAACATCTACGATGATGTTCTGAAAACCATTCTCAGCAAGCAGATAGAGACAG CTGTCCAGGATGCAGCTAGTAAGAAGAGCAACAATCTCCTGTTGGACACTTCAGATCTTGCAATTAGTCAGTACAGTTTGCTGGGACAGACGCCTCCAAACTCTGCACCAGACAGCCCATCCGTTCATGCCCGACAGTCCTCCTTAGCCATGCCCACTGATGATCAAGAAACTATTTCTGCAGTGGAAGAAAAAAGTCAGACAGTTGATGTTTGCCCCCAGAGCAAGACAGAAGTTAACACTGATAGTGAATGTGACCAGACACATGTCTCTGACCAGAGCACAGTGCTTCTTTCTCCAGTCATTATCGTGACACAACAGTTGGGTGAAACTGGCAGCAAAGAGGACCTGTTCCTGAAGGAAACCATAGAAGTTCAGATCACAACTGATGCATCTTCTACAGCAACAGAGCCAACAATAGCAAATAAATCAGACACAGACGCAAATGTTACATATGAAGTCAACGCACCCGAGTTATCTGCTGAACAAGGACCTACCATCCCAGACTCTCTGGAGTCATCCCCTCTGGTCTCACCTCAGACAACAGAGATCCAAGTTCAAAGTGAACCTGCTATGCCTGACCTTTCAGTCTCAAATCAGCCATCAGAAGAGGATTCTTCCATCCAGCCTGCCTTACCATCACACCCACCTGATGCAGATAGTCCGGTAAAAATCAGCCTCGGATCACTAAGTGAGGCAATTGCTTGCAGTTCCCCAGAACCTCCTGTTATGCCAATGATGGGACAGCAGACCAGTGACAGAGCAGTCTATTTGACAGGAGAAATTAAAGACAATTGGGAGATGGAGAGAGTaaaagaggagaaacacaaagatGAAGCAGAAAATGAGGGGTGTGAGACAATTAAAGCAGGGgaagaacagagagagaaagaagaggtaACAGAGGAAGAAACAGGTGAGGGGCAGATGGAGATCCAAACAGGAGGTGAGCCTGCTGATGAAAGCTGCAGATCATCTGGATCACCAGTGGAGACCGCCACTGCCTTAAACACAGACCAGAAAACGAATAAAGAGATGATGGAGGAAGAAGTGCCAAGCAGTGAACTTGGgattgaaaataaaaaggatgAAGATGAAGCAGCCACAGAGAAAGGAGATtctacagaagaaaaaaaagaagaggataaACCAGTGGCGAGTGCTAATGAGCTACCATCGGACAGCGTGGCTTGCATAAGAGAACTTGTGGCTGAGATTATTGAGGTAGAAACAACAGTCTCCCCCGTTGCTGACAGCAGCAACAATCtctga